The following proteins are co-located in the Primulina tabacum isolate GXHZ01 chromosome 11, ASM2559414v2, whole genome shotgun sequence genome:
- the LOC142518764 gene encoding E3 ubiquitin-protein ligase RMA1H1 has product MDEDIIPLEKCQSLSGTNTARDFDCNICLDLVQDPVVTLCGHLYCWPCLYRWINSRDENGDRKQSKCPVCKTEVSQKTLIPLYGRGQTSDYSQNEVNILNFPRRPTMCTATSHSYPIGNPRYTQQPSEFVHRVPSRMFGETQLVDPMIGMLGEMLYAPMSGNSETTLYPYPNSYHLADSSSPRLRRHLMQADLSLSRVCLFLFCCVILCLLLF; this is encoded by the coding sequence ATGGATGAAGATATTATTCCCCTGGAGAAGTGCCAATCCTTGTCCGGAACCAACACAGCCAGGGACTTCGACTGCAACATCTGCCTCGACCTCGTGCAAGATCCTGTGGTCACATTATGCGGGCATCTATACTGTTGGCCTTGTCTTTACAGATGGATTAATTCTCGTGATGAAAATGGTGATCGCAAACAATCAAAGTGTCCCGTTTGCAAGACAGAGGTGTCGCAGAAGACCTTAATCCCCCTCTATGGTCGAGGGCAAACCTCGGACTACTCTCAAAACGAGGTCAATATTCTTAATTTCCCACGAAGACCTACCATGTGTACAGCAACTAGTCACTCATATCCCATTGGAAATCCAAGATATACACAGCAGCCATCAGAATTTGTGCACCGAGTGCCTTCACGTATGTTTGGCGAGACGCAATTGGTTGATCCGATGATCGGGATGCTTGGGGAAATGCTTTATGCTCCGATGTCTGGGAATTCGGAGACGACTTTGTACCCTTATCCAAACTCTTATCATTTAGCAGATAGCAGTAGTCCTAGGTTAAGGAGGCACTTGATGCAAGCCGATTTATCCCTTAGTAGGGTATGCTTGTTCCTCTTCTGTTGTGTGATCTTATGCCTACTTTTGTTTTAA